The Thermodesulfobacteriota bacterium region CGACGTAGACCCGCTTCAGGGTGCCGGCCTCGGTGTCGATGCGCTCGGTAAAGACCGGCTGGCCCCGCTGCCGCCAGACGGCGACGGTCTGCTGGGCGTGCTCTTCTTCCCGGAAGGCGCCCACCTGCAGGGTGAAGGAGGTACCGGCGGGCGTCTCCTCCTCGTGGTCCGGAGCCGGCTTCCGGGCCGTCCCTTGGGTGGCAGCAGGCCGCGCCGCGGTCTTGGCCGGCTCGCGGCCGGCAAGATCGGCGGCCACGCTGCCGAGACCGAAGCGGCCGGCCTCCCGCCAGTCGCCGGCGGGCACCAAAATGGTCTGGCCAGCCCAGATGCCCAGAAGGAACATC contains the following coding sequences:
- a CDS encoding SPOR domain-containing protein, which translates into the protein MAAKKPGKRPRIRFELTWSGLCGLGVVLFCLCLWMFLLGIWAGQTILVPAGDWREAGRFGLGSVAADLAGREPAKTAARPAATQGTARKPAPDHEEETPAGTSFTLQVGAFREEEHAQQTVAVWRQRGQPVFTERIDTEAGTLKRVYVGLFDDLAAANALALKLSREEHLEATITLLPVTARREP